The following coding sequences lie in one Eubacterium ventriosum genomic window:
- a CDS encoding PD-(D/E)XK nuclease family protein, with translation MAVQFIVGRAGAGKSHYLYEKLIEKSLKYRNKNFIAIVPEQFSMETQKQILTMHPNRGSFNIEVTSMTRLAYTVFEEQGFNEYKVMDDLGKTLIMRKVMEQCKDKLTIYKSKTSMPGFAEKMKTIVSEFKQYGITDDVLNNMKAECDSKPLLRHKLNDVEIISDAFNEYIKEKVITTEDVLTIFCKYISSSDFIKNTYFYIDGFTGFTPIQYQVLELLIKHCAGVKIAITLPEDEFQSLRNAYSKGNNAISKYELFNLSKDTLWKLKDIINRNNIEQQETVIVGEGQAPYRIRDNKELTFLEKNLFRNNSSKYRENCKALEVHSMSNPREEAAYVAGRISELIVDKGYRYNDIAVITGDMDGYYRYIEEEFSKNNIPAFIDHKHNIASNPFVDGIKAAIEIVEKDFSYETVFHLIRLGFLPIDREAVDIMENYVLQSGRRGFKSYGRLWEKAYKGMTAEELDMVNQAREKLVEIIRPLREELKKKKATVREYTKAVYQFVQANNMQRQIDDYRIEFQNQGEISRAKEYEQVYVTIITLLDRIVELMGDEVLTIKEYKQILQAGFESVKVGIIPPGLDTVMVGDIERTRLKDTKRIIFFMGVNDGIIPKAGQAGGIITDTDREFLEKNNYILAPTATDNVFKQKFYLYTIFAKPTEKMCITFSKSGSDGATRRKSYIISTLMNLFENLKIIDEDESEITLNQVTTRSKALDYLSQNIYEYSKEGDSGIFKELMATVMKNKEYSKVINLMFDGAFYSAKNPILDENVARQLYGNKENIGITRLERFAACAYSQFLNNGLKLGERKKFELAAFDIGNLYHSAIKEFFDTINTNNIKWADLDDKKSENIINDSIEKVMEQYENDALNDIARSAFIKKQVKDTSTETVNALVKHIRSGNFLPREYELRIAHGRVDRVDTFEDGNNIYVKVIDYKSGNKVFNVTETFLGLQMQLMVYLKDTVDYIKKNNPDKNVYPAAGLYFHVYDPYVSEIDCEKAVSDFRKNNPDSELSDEELKKMAIEGERFKAYRMSGLVAKEIEIVNAMDHNTITKTGSSAILPVNITKSGVDARSTAIETKTYSKFINHVSNMAGEMQDKIIKGDISINPVEGACDYCPFGGICNFDRKLGSRYRQVEKVSLSDIEEKCNEVDR, from the coding sequence ATGGCAGTACAATTTATTGTTGGCAGAGCGGGAGCCGGAAAGTCCCATTATTTATATGAAAAGTTAATAGAGAAGTCTTTGAAATATAGAAATAAGAATTTTATTGCAATTGTACCGGAGCAGTTTTCTATGGAAACACAGAAGCAGATTCTTACAATGCATCCTAATAGGGGAAGTTTTAATATTGAAGTTACAAGCATGACAAGACTTGCCTATACGGTTTTTGAGGAGCAGGGGTTTAATGAATACAAAGTTATGGATGACTTAGGCAAGACTCTTATTATGAGAAAGGTTATGGAACAGTGTAAGGATAAACTTACAATCTATAAGTCTAAGACATCAATGCCCGGATTTGCTGAGAAGATGAAGACTATTGTATCGGAATTTAAGCAGTACGGGATTACTGATGACGTTTTAAATAATATGAAGGCAGAATGCGATTCTAAGCCACTGCTCAGACATAAGCTTAATGATGTGGAAATTATAAGTGATGCTTTTAATGAGTATATTAAAGAGAAGGTTATAACAACAGAGGACGTTTTAACTATTTTTTGCAAATATATTTCTAGTTCTGATTTTATAAAAAATACTTATTTTTACATAGATGGATTTACAGGATTTACACCTATTCAGTATCAGGTTCTTGAACTTTTGATTAAACATTGCGCAGGGGTAAAGATTGCAATTACATTGCCGGAAGATGAATTTCAGTCATTGAGAAATGCGTATAGCAAAGGAAATAATGCAATTAGCAAATATGAATTATTTAATCTAAGCAAGGATACTTTATGGAAGCTTAAAGATATAATCAACAGAAACAATATTGAGCAACAGGAAACTGTAATTGTTGGAGAAGGACAGGCTCCATATAGAATTAGAGATAATAAAGAGTTAACTTTTTTGGAAAAGAATCTGTTTAGAAATAATTCATCTAAATATAGAGAGAACTGTAAAGCGTTGGAAGTTCACAGTATGTCCAATCCAAGAGAAGAGGCAGCTTATGTTGCAGGCAGAATTTCGGAGCTTATTGTGGACAAAGGATATAGATATAATGATATTGCTGTAATTACAGGTGATATGGACGGTTATTACAGATATATTGAGGAAGAGTTTTCCAAGAATAATATACCTGCATTTATTGACCACAAGCATAATATTGCTTCAAATCCTTTTGTTGACGGAATAAAGGCGGCAATTGAGATTGTTGAAAAGGATTTTTCTTATGAAACAGTATTTCATCTTATCAGATTAGGTTTTCTTCCAATTGACAGGGAGGCTGTAGACATAATGGAGAATTATGTTTTGCAGTCAGGAAGACGTGGTTTTAAAAGTTATGGCAGACTTTGGGAGAAGGCTTACAAAGGAATGACTGCTGAAGAACTTGATATGGTTAATCAGGCAAGGGAGAAGCTAGTTGAGATTATCAGACCTTTAAGAGAAGAATTAAAAAAGAAAAAGGCTACTGTAAGAGAGTATACTAAGGCGGTATATCAGTTTGTACAGGCTAATAATATGCAAAGACAGATTGACGATTATAGAATTGAATTTCAGAATCAGGGTGAGATTAGCAGAGCCAAAGAGTATGAGCAGGTTTATGTGACAATCATAACTCTTTTAGACAGAATAGTTGAATTAATGGGAGATGAAGTTTTAACAATTAAGGAATATAAGCAGATTCTTCAAGCAGGTTTTGAAAGTGTGAAAGTGGGAATTATACCTCCGGGACTTGATACAGTTATGGTAGGTGATATTGAAAGAACAAGATTGAAAGATACTAAGAGAATTATTTTCTTTATGGGAGTTAATGACGGAATTATTCCAAAAGCAGGTCAGGCAGGGGGAATAATTACGGATACAGATAGAGAGTTTTTAGAAAAGAATAATTATATTCTGGCTCCTACGGCAACGGACAATGTTTTTAAACAGAAATTTTATTTGTACACAATATTTGCCAAGCCTACGGAGAAGATGTGCATTACTTTCAGCAAGTCGGGTTCAGACGGGGCAACAAGAAGAAAGTCTTATATAATAAGTACTTTAATGAATCTTTTTGAAAATCTTAAGATTATAGATGAGGATGAAAGTGAAATAACTTTAAACCAGGTTACTACAAGAAGTAAAGCTTTGGATTACCTTTCTCAGAATATATATGAATATTCGAAGGAAGGTGACAGTGGAATCTTTAAAGAGTTGATGGCAACAGTTATGAAGAATAAGGAATATAGCAAGGTCATAAACTTAATGTTTGACGGAGCTTTTTATTCAGCAAAGAATCCAATTCTGGATGAAAATGTTGCAAGACAGTTGTACGGAAATAAAGAAAATATTGGAATTACAAGATTGGAACGTTTTGCAGCCTGTGCATATTCTCAGTTTTTAAATAATGGCTTGAAATTAGGAGAGCGAAAGAAATTTGAACTTGCCGCATTTGACATAGGTAATTTATATCATTCAGCAATTAAGGAATTTTTTGATACCATTAATACGAATAATATTAAATGGGCAGACTTGGATGACAAAAAAAGTGAAAATATTATAAATGACAGCATTGAAAAAGTAATGGAGCAATATGAAAATGATGCTTTAAATGATATTGCAAGGTCTGCATTTATAAAGAAGCAGGTTAAAGATACATCAACAGAAACTGTAAATGCATTGGTTAAACATATCAGATCAGGAAATTTCCTGCCAAGAGAATACGAGCTGCGAATTGCCCACGGAAGAGTAGACAGAGTGGACACTTTTGAAGATGGAAACAATATATATGTTAAGGTAATTGACTATAAATCAGGAAACAAAGTTTTTAATGTTACGGAAACTTTCTTGGGATTGCAGATGCAGTTAATGGTTTATTTAAAGGACACTGTGGATTACATTAAGAAAAATAATCCGGATAAGAATGTTTATCCGGCAGCAGGTTTGTATTTTCATGTTTATGATCCATATGTTTCGGAAATTGACTGTGAGAAAGCTGTGAGTGATTTTAGAAAAAATAATCCGGACAGTGAGTTAAGTGATGAAGAATTGAAAAAGATGGCTATAGAAGGGGAGCGTTTTAAGGCATATAGAATGTCAGGTCTTGTGGCAAAAGAGATTGAAATTGTAAATGCAATGGACCATAACACTATTACAAAAACAGGTTCTTCAGCAATATTGCCGGTTAATATTACAAAAAGCGGTGTTGATGCAAGAAGTACAGCCATTGAAACAAAAACTTATTCTAAATTTATTAATCATGTTTCAAATATGGCAGGAGAAATGCAGGATAAGATTATAAAAGGGGACATTAGCATTAATCCGGTAGAAGGTGCATGTGATTATTGTCCTTTTGGTGGAATATGTAATTTTGACAGAAAACTTGGAAGCAGATACCGTCAGGTTGAAAAAGTATCACTAAGTGATATTGAGGAGAAGTGTAATGAAGTGGACAGATAA
- a CDS encoding NAD(+) synthase, producing MNNGFVKVAAATPKIKVGDCGYNGAQICKIIDEVYDNGAQLVVFPELCITGYTCSDLFWQKSMLDMAKTHLQFISEHCEDKEIVAIVGLPMIYRSKLYNVAAVIYDGEILGLVPKTYIPNYSEFYEARHFTSGKNKDGYVMIGEEEVPFGTEILFNCVNFENFSFAIEICEDLWVPNPPSTSHALAGATVIANLSASDETTGKDIYRTGLVSGQSARTLSAYIYADAGEGESTTDLVFAGHNIIAENGNILSQSKRFENQTIYADIDLDRLAAERAKMTTFIPDEELSYEEVEVELEPIDFEVERVIDNAPFVPSNTNEREKRCEEILSIQTMGLKKRLEHTNCKNAVVGISGGLDSTLALLVTARAFDKLNLDRKGIIAVTMPGFGTTDRTYTNAVSMIEKLGCTFKEVNISEATVLHMNQIEHDINIHDVTYENAQARQRTYLLMDFANEHNGMVIGTGDMSELALGWATYNGDHMSMYGVNAGVPKTLVRHLVKYFSDTCEDKELSDVLNDVLDTPVSPELLPPKDGKIAQKTEDLVGPYELHDFFLYYILRFGYTPTKIYFLAKMAFKGIYHKETILKWLKTFYRRFFSQQFKRSCLPDGPKVGTVAVSPRGDLRMPSDGCVREWMNQLENIE from the coding sequence ATGAACAATGGATTCGTAAAGGTTGCTGCGGCAACACCAAAAATAAAAGTAGGTGACTGTGGTTATAACGGAGCACAGATTTGCAAGATTATAGATGAAGTGTATGATAATGGAGCTCAGCTTGTGGTTTTTCCTGAGTTGTGCATTACAGGGTACACTTGTAGTGATTTATTTTGGCAGAAATCAATGCTTGATATGGCAAAAACTCATTTGCAGTTTATTTCAGAGCATTGCGAAGATAAGGAGATTGTGGCAATTGTTGGATTGCCAATGATTTATAGAAGTAAGCTTTATAACGTGGCAGCAGTTATTTATGATGGAGAGATTTTAGGTCTTGTGCCAAAGACTTATATACCTAATTATTCTGAATTTTATGAGGCACGTCATTTTACAAGTGGCAAAAATAAAGACGGATATGTAATGATTGGCGAAGAAGAAGTACCTTTTGGAACAGAGATTTTGTTTAATTGTGTTAATTTTGAAAACTTTAGTTTTGCAATCGAAATTTGCGAGGATTTGTGGGTTCCTAATCCACCAAGTACAAGCCATGCTCTTGCAGGAGCCACAGTTATTGCAAACCTTTCAGCAAGTGACGAAACAACAGGAAAAGATATTTACAGAACCGGTTTGGTAAGCGGTCAGTCAGCAAGAACTCTTAGCGCATATATTTATGCAGATGCAGGAGAGGGTGAATCTACAACGGACTTGGTTTTTGCGGGGCACAATATTATAGCTGAAAACGGTAATATTTTGTCACAGTCTAAGAGATTTGAAAATCAGACTATTTACGCAGATATTGACCTTGACAGATTAGCAGCGGAGAGAGCAAAAATGACTACTTTTATTCCTGATGAAGAATTGTCTTATGAGGAAGTTGAAGTGGAATTGGAGCCAATAGATTTTGAAGTGGAAAGAGTGATAGATAATGCACCTTTCGTCCCATCAAATACTAATGAAAGAGAGAAAAGATGCGAGGAAATTCTTTCAATTCAGACAATGGGACTTAAGAAAAGATTGGAGCATACTAATTGCAAAAACGCAGTTGTGGGAATTTCAGGAGGCCTTGATTCAACATTGGCATTGTTGGTTACAGCAAGAGCTTTTGATAAGTTAAATCTTGACAGAAAGGGAATTATTGCAGTTACAATGCCCGGTTTTGGAACAACTGACAGAACATATACTAACGCAGTTTCAATGATTGAAAAGTTGGGATGTACTTTTAAGGAAGTAAACATTAGTGAAGCAACAGTTCTTCATATGAACCAGATTGAACATGATATTAACATTCACGATGTAACATACGAAAACGCACAGGCAAGGCAGAGAACATATTTGCTAATGGATTTTGCAAATGAACACAATGGAATGGTAATTGGTACAGGAGATATGTCAGAACTTGCACTTGGATGGGCAACATATAATGGCGATCATATGTCAATGTACGGTGTTAATGCAGGCGTTCCAAAAACACTTGTAAGACACCTTGTAAAATATTTTTCAGATACATGTGAAGACAAGGAACTTTCAGATGTTTTAAATGATGTTTTGGATACACCTGTAAGCCCTGAATTATTGCCACCTAAAGACGGCAAGATTGCTCAGAAAACAGAAGATTTAGTTGGCCCTTATGAGCTACACGATTTCTTCCTTTACTATATTTTGAGATTTGGATACACACCAACAAAAATATATTTTCTTGCAAAAATGGCATTTAAAGGAATATACCACAAAGAAACAATATTAAAGTGGTTAAAAACATTCTACAGAAGATTCTTCTCACAGCAGTTTAAACGAAGCTGCCTTCCTGACGGACCAAAAGTAGGAACAGTAGCAGTTTCACCAAGAGGAGACTTGCGAATGCCAAGCGATGGCTGTGTAAGAGAATGGATGAACCAGTTGGAAAACATAGAGTAG
- a CDS encoding N-acetylmuramoyl-L-alanine amidase, translated as MAYKIILDPGHGGSDPGATFNGRQEKDEALGLAMSVGKLLENAGFDVAYTRTTDIYNTPFEKATIANNMGGDLFVSFHRNSAPNADMYNGVQTLVYNDQGLKAELARNINENLVALGFADKGVVERPNLVVLKRTKMPAVLIEAGFINSAVDNEIFDNKQNEIAQAIADAIIDTLYDRGIHANDCKPNNSQSYSVQVGAFRNRQLAESLNLQLRRQGFPSRVVMEDNLFKVRVGDFRTLDNAVAMELKLRLLGYNTFVVS; from the coding sequence ATGGCTTATAAAATAATTTTAGATCCGGGACACGGCGGATCAGACCCAGGAGCGACTTTTAATGGAAGACAGGAGAAGGATGAAGCCCTGGGTCTTGCTATGTCTGTGGGAAAACTTTTGGAAAACGCAGGCTTTGATGTTGCATATACAAGAACTACAGATATTTATAATACACCTTTTGAAAAAGCAACAATTGCCAACAATATGGGGGGAGATTTATTTGTTTCATTCCATAGAAATTCTGCACCTAACGCAGACATGTACAACGGAGTGCAAACACTGGTGTACAATGACCAGGGATTAAAGGCTGAACTTGCCAGAAATATTAACGAGAACCTTGTGGCACTTGGTTTTGCTGACAAAGGAGTAGTGGAAAGACCTAATCTTGTAGTTTTAAAAAGAACAAAAATGCCCGCTGTTTTGATTGAGGCAGGTTTTATTAATTCGGCTGTGGATAATGAAATCTTCGATAATAAACAAAACGAAATTGCTCAGGCTATTGCCGATGCAATAATTGATACTTTATATGACAGAGGCATTCATGCAAATGACTGTAAACCTAACAATAGTCAGAGCTATTCGGTTCAGGTGGGGGCTTTTAGAAACAGACAATTGGCTGAAAGCCTTAACCTGCAGCTTAGAAGACAGGGATTCCCGTCAAGAGTTGTAATGGAAGACAATCTATTTAAAGTAAGAGTTGGAGACTTCAGAACACTGGATAATGCGGTGGCAATGGAATTGAAACTAAGGTTGCTTGGATATAATACTTTTGTGGTAAGTTGA
- the dapB gene encoding 4-hydroxy-tetrahydrodipicolinate reductase, whose product MVNVIMHGCNGHMGRVVTEFIEKDENVQIVAGIDAYTGVQNEYPVFPSIKECTVKADVIIDFAVAQAVDGLLEYAVETGTPVVLCTTGLSAEQLEKVNQASKKVAILKSANMSLGINTLMKLLRTAADILANRGFDIEIVEKHHNQKLDAPSGTALALADCMNQVLDNEYDYTYDRSTVRQKRKHNEIGISAVRGGTIVGEHDVIFAGTDEVIQISHTAYSKAIFAKGAIDAAKYIAGKEAGMYNMADVIG is encoded by the coding sequence ATGGTAAATGTAATAATGCATGGTTGCAATGGCCATATGGGAAGAGTTGTAACAGAATTTATTGAAAAAGATGAGAATGTTCAGATAGTAGCAGGTATTGATGCTTACACAGGCGTTCAGAATGAGTATCCTGTATTTCCATCAATTAAGGAATGCACAGTTAAGGCTGATGTTATTATAGATTTTGCAGTAGCACAGGCAGTTGACGGATTACTTGAATATGCTGTAGAAACAGGTACACCTGTTGTTCTTTGTACAACGGGACTTAGTGCAGAACAGCTTGAAAAAGTTAATCAGGCAAGCAAAAAGGTAGCAATTCTTAAGTCAGCCAATATGTCACTTGGAATTAACACTTTAATGAAGCTTCTTAGAACAGCAGCAGATATTCTTGCTAACAGAGGTTTTGATATTGAAATAGTTGAAAAACATCATAATCAGAAGCTTGATGCTCCAAGTGGAACAGCTTTAGCTCTTGCAGATTGTATGAATCAGGTATTAGATAATGAATATGATTATACTTATGACAGAAGTACAGTAAGACAGAAGAGAAAACATAATGAAATCGGTATTTCAGCAGTTCGTGGTGGTACAATTGTTGGTGAACATGATGTTATCTTTGCAGGAACAGATGAAGTAATCCAGATTTCACATACAGCATACTCGAAGGCAATTTTTGCTAAGGGGGCTATTGATGCTGCAAAATATATTGCAGGAAAAGAAGCCGGAATGTACAATATGGCAGATGTAATCGGATAA
- the dapA gene encoding 4-hydroxy-tetrahydrodipicolinate synthase yields the protein MSIFTGAGVAIITPFNEDGSINFEEFGKIIEDQIAGHTDAIIVCGTTGEASTMDDDEHLATIKYCVEKVAGRIPVIAGTGSNCTRESINLSKKAEEIGVDGLLCVTPYYNKATQAGLYEYYKAISDAVNIPIIMYNVPSRTGTNILPETAVKIAKEVKNVVAIKEASGNISQVAKLAALADGCIDIYSGNDDQVLPILSLGGKGVISVWSNVAPKQVHDTVQSFMDGDIAKATKMQLEAIDLIGALFSEVNPIPVKAAMSILGYKAGPMRAPLTECSDEHKEGLKKAMKEYGIL from the coding sequence ATGTCAATTTTTACAGGCGCAGGTGTAGCAATTATTACACCATTTAATGAAGATGGATCAATTAACTTTGAAGAATTTGGAAAGATTATTGAAGATCAGATTGCAGGACATACAGATGCAATTATCGTATGTGGTACAACAGGTGAAGCATCAACTATGGATGATGATGAACATCTTGCAACTATCAAATATTGTGTAGAAAAGGTAGCAGGAAGAATTCCTGTTATTGCAGGAACAGGTTCTAACTGTACAAGAGAATCAATTAATTTATCTAAGAAAGCAGAAGAAATCGGTGTTGACGGATTACTTTGTGTAACACCTTATTATAATAAAGCAACTCAGGCAGGTTTATATGAATATTACAAGGCTATTTCAGATGCTGTAAATATTCCTATTATTATGTACAATGTTCCTTCAAGAACAGGTACAAACATCCTTCCTGAAACAGCTGTTAAGATTGCAAAGGAAGTTAAGAACGTAGTTGCAATTAAGGAAGCATCAGGTAATATTTCACAGGTTGCTAAGTTAGCAGCTTTAGCTGACGGATGCATTGATATTTATTCAGGAAATGATGATCAGGTATTACCTATCTTATCATTAGGTGGTAAGGGTGTTATTTCAGTATGGTCTAACGTTGCACCAAAGCAGGTTCATGATACAGTTCAGTCATTTATGGATGGTGACATTGCAAAGGCAACAAAGATGCAGTTAGAAGCAATTGATTTAATTGGTGCATTATTTAGCGAAGTTAACCCAATTCCTGTTAAGGCTGCAATGAGCATTTTAGGCTACAAGGCAGGTCCTATGAGAGCACCTTTAACAGAATGTTCAGATGAACATAAAGAAGGTCTTAAGAAAGCTATGAAGGAATACGGAATTTTATAA
- a CDS encoding glycosyl hydrolase — protein sequence MTSKNKRISLKGIFQIILILILGATVLAACIVAIIKHQNVEAAKREQKARISAAEKIVKEKDKWKSDAFITPTSGSLKAAGYITIEWKSAKNMGKVEGYKLYIDNEKVAETDSKTTSFEYYTTKIQSHEIYVEADMQYGSVVYSDIYTFFVNKKGFCLNKDMSMNVTATDWGTSWYYNWDMTPFSYDSFQEMEFVPMMWSSFPGDKDQIAVFPKMGYKSVLAFNEPDREDQANLDVDTAVKGMKAFQNKGIRVGAPATSLCPPWSDNWFVPFMKKMKEQNMDVDFIPIHHYWNWYADEGAQAFLDLVDETWEMYHKPIWITEFAISGDPGKTKFQRKVVMRYMKKVIAGLDKRDYVERYAWFSFSPTDYKNGGSGLLNHYEGKITDLGYLYQKLGMPKGYDRNNPVKAKANPKEDVIKKYYITVK from the coding sequence ATGACTTCTAAAAATAAAAGAATATCATTAAAAGGAATATTTCAAATTATATTAATATTGATTTTGGGAGCCACTGTTCTTGCAGCGTGTATTGTTGCAATAATAAAGCATCAAAATGTAGAGGCTGCAAAAAGAGAGCAGAAAGCCAGAATCTCTGCAGCAGAGAAGATTGTAAAAGAAAAGGATAAGTGGAAAAGTGATGCCTTCATTACACCGACATCAGGTTCACTTAAAGCAGCAGGATATATAACAATTGAATGGAAATCAGCCAAGAATATGGGAAAGGTTGAAGGCTATAAGTTATATATAGATAATGAAAAAGTGGCAGAAACAGATTCAAAGACTACATCTTTTGAATATTACACAACGAAGATACAATCCCATGAAATATATGTGGAAGCTGATATGCAGTATGGATCAGTTGTTTATTCTGATATTTACACTTTCTTTGTAAATAAGAAAGGCTTTTGTCTTAATAAAGATATGTCTATGAATGTAACAGCAACAGATTGGGGTACATCTTGGTATTATAATTGGGACATGACACCTTTTAGTTATGACTCATTTCAGGAGATGGAATTTGTACCTATGATGTGGTCGTCATTTCCGGGAGATAAAGACCAGATTGCAGTATTTCCAAAGATGGGGTATAAGTCAGTGTTAGCTTTCAACGAGCCTGACAGAGAGGATCAGGCAAACTTGGATGTTGATACGGCAGTTAAGGGAATGAAAGCTTTTCAGAATAAAGGAATACGTGTTGGAGCACCTGCAACATCTTTGTGTCCGCCATGGTCAGATAATTGGTTTGTGCCTTTTATGAAGAAGATGAAAGAACAGAACATGGATGTGGATTTTATACCAATACATCATTATTGGAACTGGTATGCAGATGAAGGGGCACAGGCATTTCTCGACCTTGTTGATGAAACATGGGAAATGTACCATAAGCCTATTTGGATTACTGAATTTGCCATTAGTGGAGATCCGGGTAAAACTAAATTCCAGAGAAAAGTAGTAATGCGATATATGAAAAAAGTTATTGCCGGACTTGATAAAAGAGATTATGTGGAACGTTACGCGTGGTTCTCGTTTAGTCCAACGGATTACAAAAACGGCGGTTCAGGTTTGCTTAATCATTATGAAGGCAAAATCACTGATTTAGGATATTTATATCAGAAATTAGGAATGCCTAAAGGATATGATAGAAACAATCCTGTTAAGGCTAAAGCTAATCCGAAGGAAGATGTAATAAAGAAGTATTATATTACGGTAAAATAA
- a CDS encoding glycosyl hydrolase has protein sequence MKVLKKITILVLVVAMAFSVNVTGTFTESVKAATEFQITSPTNESIVGAGHVYIDWNNPTSGTVSKYNIYIDGNYVTSTNTNRYDYYTTSVKYHTTWIEAVLSNGSKEYTKTVKFGVSKKGLAVNNDMGRRLDPVAMNMGWYYTWGTTPFSYTTYKQIEFVPMIWGTGSESQLDAIAKKNYKYLLGYNEPDMKGDVGGSNINVNVAASHWAKLTGKSDYLGAPAPALCPAWNSGTWFRTFMDSDLVDKSTIDFIPLHCYYGTYGGAAGANTFLKEVVDATYNMYHKPIWITEFAVSGWGYSNASNRKQVEAFLKTAIEGLNKRSYVERYSWFSFNTTDNSNGASALWTNSTGKLTDLGNIYVNNGNPTELAAQGSAVNKYQPSSDNGSNNSSNNNNNTQPQVNKPARAKISKLKNVKGRKVKVSIKKIKKVKGYQIKYSDNKKFNGYWQKNSKKNTYTVKKLDKKTKYYFKVRAYVINGNKKLYGSYSKVKSITVKK, from the coding sequence ATGAAGGTATTAAAAAAAATAACAATTTTAGTTTTGGTAGTAGCTATGGCATTTTCAGTGAATGTAACAGGTACATTCACTGAAAGCGTCAAGGCAGCTACAGAATTTCAGATAACAAGTCCTACAAATGAAAGTATTGTTGGGGCAGGTCATGTTTACATTGATTGGAATAATCCTACTAGTGGAACTGTTTCAAAATATAATATATACATTGACGGAAATTATGTAACTTCAACTAATACAAACAGATATGATTATTACACAACAAGTGTGAAATATCATACAACATGGATTGAAGCTGTACTGTCAAATGGTAGTAAGGAATATACTAAAACAGTTAAGTTTGGTGTTTCTAAGAAAGGTTTAGCAGTTAATAATGATATGGGTAGAAGACTTGATCCTGTAGCTATGAATATGGGATGGTATTATACTTGGGGAACCACACCATTTTCTTACACAACATATAAGCAAATTGAGTTTGTTCCTATGATTTGGGGAACAGGTAGTGAGTCTCAGTTAGATGCAATTGCTAAGAAAAATTACAAATATTTACTTGGGTACAATGAGCCAGATATGAAAGGTGATGTTGGTGGCAGTAATATTAATGTTAATGTAGCAGCTTCTCATTGGGCAAAATTAACAGGAAAAAGTGACTACTTAGGAGCACCGGCACCGGCTCTTTGTCCGGCATGGAATAGCGGAACGTGGTTTAGAACATTTATGGATAGTGATTTGGTTGACAAGAGTACTATTGATTTTATTCCATTACATTGCTATTACGGAACATATGGTGGTGCAGCAGGAGCAAATACATTCCTTAAAGAAGTGGTAGACGCAACTTATAATATGTATCATAAACCTATTTGGATTACTGAGTTTGCAGTAAGTGGTTGGGGGTATAGCAATGCTTCAAATAGAAAACAGGTTGAAGCATTCCTAAAAACAGCTATTGAAGGTTTAAATAAGAGAAGTTATGTTGAAAGATATTCATGGTTCTCATTTAACACTACAGACAATAGTAACGGTGCATCAGCATTATGGACTAATTCAACAGGTAAGCTTACAGATTTAGGCAATATTTATGTAAATAACGGTAACCCAACAGAGCTTGCAGCTCAGGGAAGTGCAGTTAATAAGTATCAGCCTTCATCAGACAATGGCTCAAACAATAGTAGCAATAATAACAACAATACTCAGCCACAGGTTAATAAGCCTGCAAGAGCAAAGATTTCTAAACTTAAAAATGTAAAAGGCAGAAAAGTTAAAGTATCTATTAAGAAAATCAAGAAAGTTAAGGGATACCAGATTAAATATTCTGATAACAAGAAGTTTAACGGATACTGGCAGAAGAATTCAAAGAAGAATACATATACAGTTAAGAAATTAGATAAGAAGACTAAATATTACTTTAAAGTAAGAGCTTATGTAATAAATGGAAACAAGAAGTTATATGGTTCTTACAGCAAAGTAAAATCAATTACAGTTAAAAAGTAA